CACCGTGCGGGGAGTTACCCAGACAGAATTACCGGTCATCTTCGGGTTTTTATAAAGATGAAACATCAAAGTGGAATCACGATTAATCTTCCTTATAAGTTTTTGTCGAGTCTCTTGCAATTAGTACTTTCCATAAAGATATGAATAccaaagtaattattaataCTGTTTTATCCTGTGACCTTCGAACAATTGTTAATCGTCACCCCGCTAGATTTATGAAGTATCAGATTTTGGGAAAATcgtatattatttctataaatttagatttattaatttacatgtTTGCACGTTTGAGTGTTTTAATGGATTTTTGTTACTAAACACACTTGAATTTCTTCAGATTTTAAACACAgacagtttataatataatcttatgTAACAAATAGGATTAAATTATTCCTTTCGTTATTTTCTTCCTATCTGAACTATTTACGGATAATACGTTGTAATCGAGGCCAAATTGAATAGAAtggcaataaaataacataaagattactaatttaagtttatttttaaccgtTAAATAAAGAAAGATCATAAGCAGAAACTATGTATGTTCCTGaatttttcagtttcagtttttCATTGAAATCGCTTCAGTGATTTATGAAGGCGCACCAACAGTTGTGCAATCATTTTCTGCAATACATCATATCGACAATATCGACTATTATTTACGACCAGCACTAGTTCACAATGAAATGTACACTTTTCAACTTGGATGTATGAAGTAGATAAATCCTACATTCTAGTTGTAATTTCTGTTTTCTTACTACTTTACAGTAGtttatacatagttttattttaaagtttagaCTGCGGTGAAATGGGTACTCGAATTTTCACCAAGTaagtatttagtaaaaataatgtccCCCTATTATACGTACGTGTTCTATTTCGATATGAGATTTGTTTTTCAATTGCCAAGTTAAGTAAGTATGTCAATCAAGATTGGATTTTTTGACGAGCCAAAGTTAGTTGCTTTTAATACATATACTCATATCATTCACTAACAAATTTTAACAACACATATCtactttcatacataaaataacgtttttattttttcattatatttggcAGTTGCCAgagaataattacaataattgttttatataccACTAATGAACGAAAAAAAAAGCCGGCGTCTGAGAAATCCATCTGTACTCTCTCCGATCGGCAAATAATTTAGAATTGTAACAATAAACTAAAATCCTCAAGAATTATACCAGCATTATCTGACATtcgtattcatatattttaccTAGACGTAGAGTTCAAAGTAAACTGGATTCGTTATCAATTGAGAGCCAGACTGAACCAATTACTCCAGAATACCTAATTTTGGGACATAAATTACGCGTGTAAGTCCCATACAATGAGTTTCAAGGTTTATTTAAGCTTCCTGTTAATTAAATTCTTTGTACGAAACTGTATTAAACGTACAATCTACTACACTGTACTGCTAGTTACGTAGGTTTTACTCAGAATTCATATACTTTGCGATGTTCATTTATAGtctattttgtagtttttttttataatttagttatagCAGTgaaagccgagtggtataagttggcacctctcgcgcgtcgacggttcgaacacaaggcaacacaccaatgacatttcgaagttatgtgtgtattagaattatTATCGCTTGCtttaacgatgaaggaaaacatctcgCTGAATCCTTTATTTACTTACCTATAGAATTAGATAGTTTTCTGGTAGCGGTGACAGTAAGCCATTTTTTATTAGGCAAGTAATCAGCAAGAAAGCCGAATGGAAAGCTGAGGATGTAAACCATTAAATAAGGTAGAGATGACATCACGCCGTTCTGAAAGAAAACCAAAAACATTTATACGCTTGCAAATGAACCAGTAATTCTTGATAGTTAAAAAATAAGCTACTTTCTCTAAACTCTAAATAACGTTTCATTTTTggaaattaaaagaaaagatgTTTAACCTTGCCTAAGcaaaatttgtttcaataaatctTTTCTAACATCAATTACGAGTAAATGTGGTACCCTGTCGAAGTGGTTGTCACGCATTCACGGTAAAACTCCATATCCATCGAATTTATTATAGAGATAGTCAAAAACCTGGAGACttatacaacaatttttttatattaaaatatgacaatatCGATGGACACAAATTTAATGCTTATACTCCTTGGTTACCACTTCTTAGTTATTCctgcagtattttttacttactgCTTTTATATCAACGTTGAGCACTTTCTTCATATACGAAGGCATCTCAGTCATGAGAGTCCAGTAGCCCCAGTTCTGAGAGCAGTGCAGCACGATGAGAGATAAGAACGGGATGGATGACCAGATTGCTTTCCATGGGGTTTTCAGTTTCTgtgaaataaaacgtaattttattatttcctaaTTGTGCTGTaagttattttggaaatacacacatcaacaccgtctagggatattttgtataaagttcttaaactaaaaaaatactggccagtttaaaaatcttttgataaaagactattttttaaacctttttggatgattctaaatttgaatttataaaaaataattaaaaataaaatttttacgCGGCATAATGGTTGCCAAGTCCgaaagttttgtttaactactgtagtatcgggatatttttttgtgccagatataagttttataacaagttatcgATTAATTTCGAGTTAAACCTATTGTGTGCATCACGCAGCGGCGCTATATAACGAGAGAAGCAATGCTAAGGGCAGTGGGCATGCTCTACGCTGGGGTTGCTCTACGGAGTATTGCTGACGAGATTGGAACAAGACAAAACGTGATATCTAGGTTATGGTCACCCTACCGTGCTACTAGTGAAGTGGTTAAAAGATATCCAGGGGGAAAGCGAATAACCACTTATCGACAAGACCGATTTTTGCAAGTTGTCGAGAGAAGAGAACCAAATGTTACGGCCATGCAGTTGGTTCGGAGGCTGCAGTCAGAGCACCAGTTGCTTGTGAGTGACCAAACTGTGAGGAAAAGGCTGCATGAAGATAACTTTCACGCTCGCAGACCGCTTCGTACTCCAGCACTCTGCTGAGGAAATCGCGGACGAAGACTAGAGTGGGTTCCCTGTACTTTTGCTCTGGGGTGATAACCCGTAGTCTGTATTACTGTTTACCGATGAGTCCCGGTTTGGTTTTCATTTCGATTCACGTAGAGTACGTGTTTGGCGAATCTCTTGACGTGATAGCCGTCTGCAATATCCTCAGGAAGTCCATTCATAGCACGGCGGGACAATGATGGTTTGGGCGGAAATTATTCTCAGTGGAAGAACAGACCGCGTTTGGATCAGAAACACCATTACGGCTGAAAAATACCGTAATGTTGTGCTAATGCCGATAATCTACCCCCATAAACTTCAATTGGGCCAAGAATTCACCCTCATTCACGATAACGCCCGTCCGCACACAGCAAGAGCGGTGACGAGATGGTTGCAGGAACACGACAAATCGGTCTTAAGCTGGCTCGCTTAATCACCTGACCTAAACCCCATAGAGCACGCGTGGAGTATGCCCCAAAGAAGGGCTTTGAGGAATTTTCCTGCGAACATTGCAACGGAAGAGCCACTTTTTTGCATCTTAGCCGGACCTGGGACAATATACCGCAGTAAGACTTGGATAACTCTAtccaaattatgaaaaactCTATGGACTGCTCTAAATGTCATAGATGGGTTTATAAACTAcagatttttcacaaaactgctaaaaacaataacttttccttatttttcacattttctggagaaaaacattcattgttaGTTTAACCatcatttttagttttttctttatttaagtataaaattgctTACGCAAAATAtttagagttttttttattctgaagtatagtcagataaatgggctttataaaaatatatacatgttgcatgttatctttaataaattttgagataattgagtaaatacaaaatatccctagacagtgttgatgtgtgtataaTTCATAATCTGtgtagattttcttttaaaatcgtATTCACCTGTTTTATAAAGCTACAGTAGctagtttaattgaaactactTTACTTCGACAAAACTCGAATATCAGTCAATCGAGATTGTTAGTTTTCCATAACTTTGTTTACATAATTAACGCgtcaaaataattgtattctATTTACATACCTAGTGCAAAGCTAGTcctaatacctacatatttatacaaacaattttgatacaaataattcctaaatgttaataaacatatttgaatATCGTGTGTGGGTGATAGTGAACTAATTTTCACATTAATGTGGGTGTGAGAACAACATTTAGAGTAAACCTTTATTTTGCCTCTGTTTCAGAAAACATAACATTAACCGGACTATTATAATGATTAGACTTATCACCATATTATTACATCCACTGTAATTTGATTCTTTTATTTCATCAACCAGAAAATACCTTActcctttttgtattttattttctacctaGTGTGATGGTTGCTCAAGACAGCCTTTTAAATCTTTGACATCTCTAATTGCTATCTtaatttattgacaacaacaaacaacatttattaACAACCAGAACCGACGTTTAATGCCTTTCAAAACACAAAATTGAGATGCTTGTATATAAAAACCATACATTGAATGTCCAAACTAAGGTGGCTTTTTTACTTACGAAAATTCACCTGACTACAAGTGTAATTTGTCATACGCATTACCATATTTTACCTTAGGCTTTCCAATCTGTCCCAAAGAGCTCTGAATATACAGACGCTCTTCATCACTGATGAGCTTGGACTTCTGAGGAGTATCAGCTCCCACGATGGCGTAGACCACCACCCATACTATGCCAGCTACTCCGTTCACGTAGAAGATGGCTGGCCAGCCCCAAGCAGCTGCTATGAAGCCTGATACTAACATCTGTATTGCGTTTCCTAGTTGAGAGCCTggaattaaaatgatttatcaGAATCTGAAGgctagtttaattaattattgtaaggCTTTTATGGATCAGGGTTATCGTTTTCTAATCCACTGTTAATTCCATATATGGCGTTAGCATCAAAATTTAAAAGAAGAATATGAATAGTTACAACGGTCATTTTTTTTCGGTGAAAAACTAATATGTGTAcacttaatttgaaaaaatcttatattcCCCAATCCCTACTTTGTCAAACCATAATTTGGTATGTTGAGGGCCCATCTTATCATTTATCTCAGAAAATATTGGAATCAATTCTGTAAACAGTAGCGCAttcaaaagtataataaaacataaccagttctatctaaaaataaatccacCTGAATTTATTACAGCTCCTATCCTGCTTTTCTCCTCGACTGGCGCCCATTTTCCAACGTTGTTGTATATCGAAGGCATTAGAAATCCTTGCGATAAGCCTTGCACGACGCGGCAAGCACAAACTAACTGCCACCCACCCTGGAATATAAAAGTGCACACGACCTAAGTTATACGCTAGAGTTTAAAGTTGTAGTAtacatatctatttatataattgtacTATTTTCAACTAGTCTTAATTTTCCGTTGGcatgttaacaaaataaaaacacctACGTGTCGACTTCACCTCTAATTGGTAAACACATGCGCTGTTTCTACAGGTAAATACTGTGACCAgcttttgacgtttaaaattaatataaaaaaaaatgttattgcacAGTCCGCTAGGGTGCTCATcagtttttccaaaaaaatttcATAGCAGGCCGGTTATCGATAGTCTACACTCTCACTTGATATGTGTGCTGTGAGCTTAATAGAAAGAGCATTACGTATAGAAAGGTTTATCGATCCTTTGAAACTGCTCGGACGTGCTAAAATGTAATACCAGATGGGAATAAAAGACAGTGATGACACAGTTATATGCTACTGTTAGTtctcataaattaatattttctgtgGTAAATGATAGCTGTAGAATTCCTGTCTTCAACAACCAAAACAATaaccaaaatttaattataggtTTGATAAATGAGAGGCGCCAGTTTCGGTACTATCTACAAGCGGCTAGCTGCTGTCgacaaattttgtgtaaaaaaactgatcagcgcccttTACGTCTGtagcaagaactatttttattaagatatttgaaatgtcaatagtCGTTTGCTATTCGTTAGTATCAACTGAAGAAAATTATGCTACAGCTACTAAATGTATTGATTATTTTGCATAACATTCATATCTCCCGagagttgttttataaaaaatatacacatatacttacaaaataagCACAATACGGTATCGCCAACGAAACCAGCGCGTTGATACTAATTGCTATCAAGATGAGGATTCTACCGCCATATCTGGCTGCCATCTCTCCAGCCGGGACTTGCAGCACGATGTAGCCCCAGAAGAATGAGGAGAGGATCACGCTCTGAATCTGCATGCTCCAGTTGAAAGACTGGAAGGATATAAAAGATACCTTTAAGTAATGTAGTTCACTGGaagtaataatattctttacaaGCTTTCATGAAATCATTGAGGGTTTTTACGATTTTCCTGTTCATATGATACATAGATAATTTAGTCTGCTTGACATTTAGACCTattaaataatcttcaaaatctgtttagccCTATGTTAAAACAGGttagaattttgttaattgCTAACTTTTAGATGTAAGTTGAGGGGTTTACTATTTGTAAAATCCATAAATGAAAATTCTGGGTTCTATTACAAGTCAAATGTTTTCAATTTCTGCAAGCTCCAGCTTTAGGCTGAGCCGGGCTTAGCCAGATTTGATTAAAtttgcaaaatgttttaaactaaaatgtttgtaattaacACAAGGTCTTACTAACATTTTCAAGAGCACTATCTGTCATGACGACTATAGCCATGCTCATGTTGACTCTCATCCCGTAGCCAAGCACCATGGCAAAGAACCACATAAGGGTCTGCAAGTGCCGGATACCGAATCCATCTGTAATTATACACATTAtgatcaataaaataatgataactcCAGGACACAAAATAATGTACAATAAGAAATTGTAAAGGAGTTgaaaaatttacaattaaacATTTGAGGACCAAAACTGGCACCCTGGGGCCCACGAACTAATTAAACTTTGTAGTTACGAAACTTAtacgaaataatatattgttatgcgTAAAGATTATTTTCCCAAGGATGGTTGACGTCAGCCAGATGGCCGGGAGTAAAACATCAGCCCCATCCCTGGACAGCTTGTATTTGAGAAAGGAAACATATTGTGCCGATTTCACCAAACAAAGAATAAAGACATGAACAAAGAAGATGCATAAAAATGCAAACATTTATGTTAGGATTGTTTTGATACGGAATTCAGATATTACTTGATAATTTTCCGGGTACATTTTTTAGGCACCTTTTTAACCTGTAGAAGGAAGGAAATAAGGCTCGGactgtaatttattatacttttataactTACTCGGTTTTTTAACCTCACAAACATCAGAGACACTCATTTTGTTAAAGTTCTATTAcctactgttttgttttattgtcatATTACGTAAAAATCCACGGTTATCAATATTTTGGCaaatacaaatacttttttgatAGTGTCAGCTGTCAAACGTTTAATATCTAGATTGTCAAAGATTGAAGTTGTTGTCCCCACTGATAAAACTCCGAATTTATCTTCAGACATGTAGTAAGTCAGGAGTGGAACAGCACAAACATAAAGTATTGCAGAAGGCGCAAGGGCACACACGAAGACAAGAGTAATTGCATGTTTGTTACGCATGGTATCTGGAGATATATAATAATGATGTATATGATatcttagaaatattattatttgttacttgtCTCTGCCCGTGATTTCGTATGCTTGATAAGATTTGgcggagtaaaaagtatataaatccTGGTTATGAACTATCTGTACACTAAATTTAATCCAAATTCATTTCGTAGTTTATGAGGGAAATATTAtctaacacacaaaaaaaatagtaagtgGGCCATTAACGAAGACGATTTAATAATCTGATTGCACATGTcccacaaataaaaaatcaacttCAAAATATCTTCACAATTCCTAGACAATAATAAAGCACACAAAATATTCCTCACTATTTGATCATGCGTTCAAGACACAAAGGATAATAagatatcaatataaataattcaatagatCCATTCTTCGCGagaaaataataacagaatGGAGAAAAATAAGGCACGAAATAATATCAGCGGCTGTCTGAACTAGTTAGAATTAATTCAGGCAGACAGAAGGCTGAACTGGGTTTATTAAAGCGTGATTGGCTAACAGAATATTCTGTATTGAAATTAAGTAATATGAAAAAGAAGATCACTATTTTCCATAAATATCTTCCCTCAGAATTTAATCGAGTTGGCTAAAGGAATAGTCTGAACTATTTGCCGTAAATGTCGTATTTCCACCAAAAGTTTTagtcaaaaatcaaaatcaaatcatttattaatttaggtcaagtgctgacacttatgatagtcaatgatacagagagtgaattaaCTACCAGTTCGAAgagtagggccaatgagaagagctggcaagaaactcctggccactctttttaatcgccaaatgattttaacaatatttctattaggtataaatcattgaggATGTGAGTAGCTTGCTACCACATAGTCAGAAGGATATGaagtgaaatataatatatcgaAATATACATTCCTATATTGCAATGCGTGGTAGAATATTTGGATTGCACAAGATCGGGAATTTATGAGAAGAAAATAAGTGGCGTTTTCCCAGCAGTGGAATAGTAGAGCTCTCTAATAGCCCCAAAATAATGCAatggtttattaaaattctaataaaatagacaaaaaagaaatatcaaaaCTAATCATCATTtcgttttaatacatttcataGCTTTCAAGCAACTAATAAAAAAGGGCCAGGATAAGTTCTAAACCTAGTTAACGGAGTTgctaattattattcaaaaaagttTCAAAGAGTTTTAATGACTCGGGAACTAAGTTTTTTTGTGGGATGTCGTTAAACGTCTTGAAAAACGACGTTAATTTTTTGATTCTAATTAACGTTTTTTTGTTCTAAGTTTTTCGGTTCCTGGAATCTCTGATTTTATTATTCCTGAGAGTATTGGATATTTTTCTttctagaatttttttttgGGATTTCGTAGATTTTGTTCTCTCGTTTTTATAGAGTTGCAAGCATTACCTTTAAAATTCTTTAGCGTAGTTCTTGCGAAATATGCTAAGGACACAGCTCagtttttcttactttttttaGCTACTGCTTGTCTCAGGTTGATATTGGCAGGAAATCCAACCCCCTTACATCCTTTCTTTTGGTGCGTAGTTTCACAGAGGTGCATGACGGTAGCCCTAAATTGTATGTACCTAATTCTAAGCGTCTATGTTTGATTAATTAAAAAGCCTATTAAGGGTGTTATACtcttaaactataataataaacgtaACTTAATGTTACTTCTCctcaaatacatataaaaaacaatgaatatGTAACCGACATCGTTTTCTCCCTAAAACACACAACTACAATCCTGAAATgtccattataatattattagaatactTATGCAAATTCCCACGGGACAAAGTGCGGGCTTGCATGGTGGCCTTGCAAATAACAGGGACATTCCACTGTTGGCATATGAACGCTTCAGATTATTGTGTTTGCTTGTAGTTATGGCctgatgttttgttttgagaAGCCATGTAGGTGATACAGTTGAATAGGCTCTTTTGAAAAGggcatcctactaatattataaatgcgaaagtttttgagtatgtatgtatgtttgttactcttttacgcaaatactattcaatcgattacgatgaaattttatatgtaggtagctgaagacccagaataacacataggctgcTTTTTATGCCGCAGTTCCCGAGGGACCGGGAATTACACAGGAAgtgtttccacgcggacgaagtcgcgggtggcttTTAGTATCTCATATTAAAGACACATAGACTTGAGCTGTTTTAGAAACTGAAAAGTGACTATTTGTCTATAATcgttacaaattaattgtttgaaaaCGTTTTATGCTTCTGTTTTGTGTGTGAAGGTGGTTGCCACGCTAGCTGATATGGAATTTGGTGCCATAACTTTGAACCTCATAAGTAATGTAATGAAATGGTGTGAAATCAACCGATAAATTTTCTGTTGAATTTTGTGTCCTTGACTTTTTGTTACAGGATTTTCCATTGCTGCTTCTATGTCGTCTTGTTAAAAAGTTTGCTCGTTTTTACATATGATTAAACATG
This genomic stretch from Anticarsia gemmatalis isolate Benzon Research Colony breed Stoneville strain chromosome 13, ilAntGemm2 primary, whole genome shotgun sequence harbors:
- the LOC142977772 gene encoding putative inorganic phosphate cotransporter, which gives rise to MSVSDVCEVKKPNGFGIRHLQTLMWFFAMVLGYGMRVNMSMAIVVMTDSALENSFNWSMQIQSVILSSFFWGYIVLQVPAGEMAARYGGRILILIAISINALVSLAIPYCAYFGGWQLVCACRVVQGLSQGFLMPSIYNNVGKWAPVEEKSRIGAVINSGSQLGNAIQMLVSGFIAAAWGWPAIFYVNGVAGIVWVVVYAIVGADTPQKSKLISDEERLYIQSSLGQIGKPKKLKTPWKAIWSSIPFLSLIVLHCSQNWGYWTLMTEMPSYMKKVLNVDIKANGVMSSLPYLMVYILSFPFGFLADYLPNKKWLTVTATRKLSNSIGYYGPAIALIGLSYVPAGNVTMAVVLLTVVVGLNVGHLTGLMMVHLDMSPNFAGTLLGITNMAANIISIIAPLVAGVILQDETDLKEWRNVFYIASAIWFAGNTFYLFLGTSEKQPWNEPPEDCTTTDETPEKHAGKVV